A section of the Cryobacterium soli genome encodes:
- a CDS encoding 4-(cytidine 5'-diphospho)-2-C-methyl-D-erythritol kinase, which produces MTNTATSPVVHARAPGKINVFLKVGAVMDDGYHDLATAFQAVSLYEDVRARAADDFSVEFTGSVDTSGLAVDGSNLAIKAARALATATGFRGGVHLQIDKNVPIAGGMGGGSADAAATLLACDALWKTDLGKDELLRIAATLGADVPFAFTGGTAIGTGRGDQLSPALAKGQFHWVLALAEFGMSTPSVYSELDRHRTRHAQDIFPAQAQPTVDADVLQALRAGDPAMLAESMHNDLQAPALHLAPGLGRVLELGEANGALAGILSGSGPTVAFLVPDADAGLELQVALSAARLHVVRATGPVHGARILTS; this is translated from the coding sequence ATGACCAACACGGCGACCTCACCGGTTGTGCATGCGAGGGCACCGGGCAAAATCAACGTCTTCCTCAAGGTGGGGGCCGTGATGGACGACGGCTACCACGATCTCGCCACGGCGTTCCAGGCCGTCTCCCTCTACGAAGATGTGCGCGCCAGGGCGGCCGACGATTTCAGCGTCGAGTTCACCGGCTCCGTCGACACCTCCGGCCTGGCCGTGGACGGCAGCAACCTCGCGATCAAGGCGGCGCGCGCTCTGGCAACGGCCACCGGATTCCGCGGCGGCGTGCACCTTCAGATCGACAAGAACGTGCCCATCGCCGGCGGCATGGGCGGCGGTTCGGCGGACGCGGCGGCCACTCTGCTGGCCTGTGATGCGCTCTGGAAGACCGACCTCGGCAAGGACGAACTGCTCAGGATTGCCGCGACCCTGGGCGCCGACGTTCCGTTCGCGTTCACGGGCGGCACCGCGATCGGCACGGGCCGAGGGGACCAGCTGAGCCCGGCGCTGGCCAAGGGCCAGTTCCACTGGGTACTCGCCCTGGCCGAGTTCGGTATGTCCACCCCCTCGGTGTACAGCGAACTCGACCGGCACCGCACCCGGCACGCGCAGGACATCTTCCCCGCCCAGGCGCAGCCCACCGTCGACGCCGACGTGCTGCAGGCCCTGCGCGCGGGCGACCCGGCCATGCTCGCCGAGTCGATGCACAACGACCTGCAGGCTCCGGCGCTGCACCTTGCTCCGGGACTGGGCCGGGTACTGGAGCTCGGTGAGGCCAACGGCGCGCTGGCGGGCATCCTTTCCGGATCCGGCCCCACCGTCGCGTTCCTCGTGCCCGACGCCGACGCGGGCCTCGAGCTGCAGGTGGCGCTGAGCGCCGCCCGGCTGCACGTGGTTCGCGCCACCGGGCCCGTGCACGGCGCCCGTATCCTGACGAGCTAG
- a CDS encoding methionine ABC transporter permease: MDSLIDLQPEFWKAAGETLYIVGFTLLFGGLGGLLIGLGLYLSRAGSILANRPVFAVLNVLVNTVRPIPFIIFLAAAQPLARAVVGTGIGNNAIIFTIALAASFAMGRIVEQNLLTVSPGVIEAARSVGAGPVRIIFTVLLPEALGPLILGYTFIFVALVDMSAVAGYVGGGGLGAFALLYGYRQYNPIVTWAAVLLIIVLVQLVQFLGNWLARKALRR; encoded by the coding sequence ATGGATTCCCTCATCGACCTGCAGCCCGAGTTCTGGAAAGCCGCGGGGGAGACCCTGTACATCGTCGGGTTCACCCTGCTCTTCGGCGGTCTCGGCGGCCTGCTCATCGGGCTCGGCCTCTACCTCAGCCGCGCCGGCAGCATCCTGGCCAACCGACCGGTCTTCGCGGTGCTCAACGTTCTCGTCAACACGGTGCGGCCCATCCCGTTCATCATCTTCCTCGCCGCAGCGCAACCCCTGGCCCGGGCCGTCGTGGGCACCGGGATCGGCAACAACGCGATCATCTTCACCATCGCGCTGGCCGCGTCCTTCGCCATGGGACGCATCGTGGAGCAGAACCTGCTCACCGTGTCACCCGGCGTGATCGAGGCGGCCCGCAGCGTGGGCGCGGGTCCCGTGCGTATCATCTTCACGGTGTTGCTGCCCGAGGCTCTCGGCCCGCTGATCCTCGGGTACACCTTCATCTTCGTGGCGCTCGTGGACATGTCCGCCGTGGCCGGCTATGTCGGCGGCGGAGGGCTGGGCGCCTTCGCGCTGCTCTACGGCTACCGGCAGTACAACCCCATCGTCACCTGGGCCGCCGTGCTGCTGATCATCGTGCTCGTGCAGCTCGTGCAGTTCCTCGGCAACTGGCTGGCTCGGAAGGCCCTGCGCCGCTGA
- a CDS encoding ABC-F family ATP-binding cassette domain-containing protein yields MAHLLGAESLHLEFPTRVIFDSVTAGLNEGDRIGIVGRNGDGKSTLLRLLAGRMEPDSGRVTRRRGVTIGVLDQSDDLVDGQTVGHTIVGGIDEHVWAGDSKVRDVIAGLVRDIPWDTLVDDLSGGQRRRVALAQVLIGDHDVVFLDEPTNHLDVEGIAWLAGHLKNRWAQNSGGLVVVTHDRWFLDEVCNMTWEVHDRLIEPFEGGYAAYILQRVERDRMSAVMEGKRQNLMKKELAWLRRGAPARTAKPKFRIDAANELIENEPPPRDTVSMQSMAMQRLGKDVVDLVDVSVTFGEKTVLNNITWLIAPGERTGILGVNGAGKSTLLNLVAGTLTPDTGKVKRGKTIKVAVLTQQLFELDDIRNDRVSDVIARQRTSYMAGGKEITPGQMLERMGFMSAQLSTQVKDLSGGQKRRLQLLLIVLDEPNVLILDEPTNDLDTDMLAAMEDLLDSFPGTLLVVSHDRYLIERVTDNQYAVSDGGFHHLPGGVDQYLELRKRQVAGGSFTADAASPTSAAAKGSGKPALGGAELRNAQKELASIDRKVAKQQAKIKELHNSLAAHDQSDYTGLGKLQAEVTAAEDAVAGFETRWVELSVLLEK; encoded by the coding sequence ATGGCACATTTGCTCGGGGCCGAGTCCCTGCACCTTGAATTTCCCACCCGCGTCATCTTCGACAGCGTCACCGCCGGACTGAACGAGGGTGACCGCATTGGCATCGTCGGCCGTAACGGCGACGGCAAGTCCACCCTCCTGCGCCTGCTCGCCGGCCGCATGGAGCCCGACTCAGGCCGGGTGACCCGCCGCCGCGGCGTCACCATCGGCGTGCTCGACCAGTCCGACGACCTCGTCGACGGCCAGACCGTTGGCCACACCATCGTCGGCGGCATCGACGAGCACGTCTGGGCCGGCGACTCGAAGGTGCGCGACGTGATCGCGGGCCTCGTGCGCGACATCCCCTGGGACACCCTCGTCGACGACCTCTCCGGTGGCCAGCGCCGCCGGGTGGCCCTCGCCCAGGTGCTCATCGGCGACCACGACGTGGTCTTCCTCGACGAGCCCACCAACCACCTCGACGTAGAGGGCATCGCCTGGCTGGCCGGCCACCTCAAGAACCGCTGGGCGCAGAACTCCGGCGGCCTCGTGGTCGTCACCCACGACCGGTGGTTCCTCGACGAGGTCTGCAACATGACCTGGGAGGTGCACGACCGTCTGATCGAACCGTTCGAGGGCGGCTATGCCGCCTACATCCTGCAGCGCGTCGAGCGCGACCGGATGAGCGCCGTGATGGAGGGCAAGCGCCAGAACCTGATGAAGAAGGAACTGGCCTGGCTCCGCCGCGGCGCCCCCGCCCGCACCGCCAAGCCCAAGTTCCGCATCGACGCCGCCAACGAACTGATCGAGAACGAGCCGCCGCCCCGCGACACCGTGTCGATGCAGTCGATGGCCATGCAGCGCCTTGGCAAGGACGTGGTCGACCTCGTCGACGTGTCGGTCACCTTCGGCGAGAAGACCGTGCTCAACAACATCACCTGGCTGATCGCACCGGGCGAGCGCACCGGCATCCTCGGCGTCAACGGCGCCGGCAAGTCCACACTGCTCAACCTGGTGGCCGGCACGCTCACGCCCGACACCGGCAAGGTCAAGCGCGGCAAGACCATCAAGGTCGCCGTACTCACCCAGCAGCTGTTCGAGCTGGACGACATCCGCAACGACAGGGTCAGCGACGTCATCGCCCGCCAGCGCACGTCGTACATGGCCGGCGGCAAGGAGATCACGCCCGGCCAGATGCTCGAGCGCATGGGCTTCATGAGCGCGCAGCTCTCCACCCAGGTCAAGGACCTCTCCGGTGGCCAAAAGCGTCGCCTGCAGCTGCTGCTTATCGTGTTGGACGAGCCGAACGTGCTCATCCTCGACGAGCCCACCAACGACCTGGACACCGATATGCTCGCGGCCATGGAAGACCTGCTCGACTCCTTCCCCGGCACGCTGCTCGTCGTCTCGCACGACAGGTACCTCATCGAGCGCGTCACCGACAACCAGTACGCGGTCTCCGACGGCGGCTTCCACCATCTGCCCGGCGGTGTCGACCAGTACCTGGAGCTGCGCAAGCGCCAGGTCGCCGGCGGCTCCTTCACGGCGGATGCGGCGTCGCCGACCTCCGCCGCGGCCAAGGGCTCCGGCAAGCCCGCGCTCGGCGGTGCCGAGCTCCGGAACGCCCAGAAGGAGCTCGCCTCGATCGACCGCAAGGTGGCCAAGCAGCAGGCCAAGATCAAGGAACTGCACAACAGTCTCGCCGCGCACGACCAGAGCGACTACACCGGACTGGGCAAGCTTCAGGCCGAGGTCACCGCGGCCGAAGACGCCGTTGCGGGTTTCGAAACCCGCTGGGTGGAACTCTCGGTGCTGCTCGAAAAGTGA
- the rsmA gene encoding 16S rRNA (adenine(1518)-N(6)/adenine(1519)-N(6))-dimethyltransferase RsmA — MTDSAPTPAHEPAHAPAAPTLLGPAEIRDLAEMLGVNPTKKLGQNFVIDGNTVRRIVKVAAVQPGETVVEVGPGLGSLTLGILEAGAEVVAVEIDDRLAEQLPLTVRLMQPAAQLTVIRADALKIAELPGAPTRLVANLPYNVSVPVLLHLLEHFPSIRAGVVMVQAEVGERLAAAPGSKIYGSPSVKAAWYGRFRTAGKVSRQVFWPVPNVDSILIAFERRTEELESEELRLATFALVDGAFQQRRKMLRQSLSTVLGDSAQATAVLTAAGIDPTERGEQLTVDDFLTIARAWTSS, encoded by the coding sequence ATGACCGACTCAGCCCCCACACCCGCCCACGAGCCGGCGCACGCTCCGGCCGCACCGACGCTGCTCGGCCCGGCCGAGATCCGCGACCTCGCCGAGATGCTCGGCGTGAATCCCACCAAGAAGCTCGGCCAGAACTTCGTCATCGACGGCAACACCGTGCGACGCATCGTCAAGGTCGCCGCCGTGCAGCCCGGCGAGACCGTTGTGGAGGTCGGTCCGGGGCTCGGCTCGCTCACCCTGGGCATCCTCGAGGCCGGCGCGGAGGTCGTGGCCGTGGAGATCGACGACCGCCTCGCCGAGCAGCTGCCGCTCACCGTGCGGCTCATGCAGCCGGCCGCCCAGCTCACCGTCATCCGCGCCGACGCGCTGAAGATCGCCGAGCTGCCGGGGGCGCCCACCCGGCTCGTCGCCAACCTGCCCTACAACGTGTCGGTTCCGGTGCTGCTGCACCTGCTCGAGCACTTCCCGTCCATCCGCGCCGGCGTGGTGATGGTGCAGGCCGAGGTGGGCGAACGGCTCGCCGCCGCCCCTGGGTCCAAGATCTACGGCAGCCCCAGTGTGAAGGCCGCCTGGTACGGCCGGTTCCGCACGGCCGGCAAGGTGAGCCGGCAGGTGTTCTGGCCGGTCCCCAACGTCGACTCCATCCTCATCGCCTTCGAGCGGCGCACGGAGGAGCTCGAATCCGAGGAGCTGCGCCTGGCCACGTTCGCGCTCGTCGACGGTGCGTTCCAGCAGCGCCGGAAGATGCTGCGGCAGTCGCTGTCGACGGTGCTGGGTGACTCGGCCCAGGCCACGGCCGTGCTCACTGCTGCGGGGATCGACCCCACCGAACGTGGCGAACAGCTCACGGTGGACGACTTCCTCACCATCGCCCGGGCCTGGACCTCCTCCTGA
- a CDS encoding MetQ/NlpA family ABC transporter substrate-binding protein → MENTEVNKYSAKKSLLSVLAIGASLTLLAGCAGAAGGSDDETVKIGVVGASDPYWADYTEAAAAEGITVEIVDFAEYNQPNPALTNGDIDINQFQHLAFLADYNVSAGEDLTPIGATAIYPLGLYSSKVTDVTDIKKGDTVAVPNDSSNLGRALLLLQSADLITLKDGGTIFSTLDDVDTDASKVTVKALEPSLTATSLPDVAAAVVNNDFVEKAGLSFEDALIRDDPADDFAAPYVNVFAVRAADKDNETYTKLVDIYQNTKTVTDGVLEVSGGSAVLATTPAADLQATLATVEKDTAAQK, encoded by the coding sequence GTGGAGAACACCGAAGTGAACAAGTACAGCGCAAAAAAGAGCCTCCTGAGCGTTCTGGCCATCGGCGCCAGCCTGACCCTGCTCGCCGGTTGCGCCGGCGCGGCCGGCGGCAGCGACGATGAGACCGTGAAGATCGGCGTCGTCGGAGCCAGCGACCCGTACTGGGCCGACTACACCGAGGCCGCCGCTGCCGAGGGCATCACCGTGGAGATCGTGGACTTCGCCGAGTACAACCAGCCCAACCCGGCGCTGACGAACGGCGACATCGACATCAACCAGTTCCAGCACCTGGCGTTCCTGGCCGACTACAACGTCTCCGCGGGCGAAGACCTCACGCCCATCGGGGCCACGGCCATCTACCCGCTCGGCCTGTACTCCAGCAAGGTCACCGACGTGACCGACATCAAGAAGGGCGACACCGTCGCCGTGCCCAACGACTCCAGCAACCTGGGCCGTGCGCTGCTGCTGCTGCAGAGCGCCGATCTCATCACGCTGAAGGACGGCGGCACGATCTTCTCCACCCTGGACGACGTCGACACCGACGCATCCAAGGTCACCGTCAAGGCGCTCGAGCCCTCCCTCACCGCGACCTCGCTGCCCGACGTGGCGGCCGCTGTCGTGAACAACGACTTCGTCGAGAAGGCCGGTCTCTCCTTCGAGGACGCCCTCATCCGTGACGACCCGGCCGACGACTTCGCTGCTCCGTATGTGAACGTCTTCGCCGTGCGCGCGGCGGACAAGGACAACGAGACCTACACCAAGCTCGTCGACATCTACCAGAACACCAAGACCGTCACCGACGGCGTGCTCGAGGTCTCCGGCGGCTCAGCCGTGCTGGCGACGACGCCGGCAGCCGACCTGCAGGCCACCCTGGCCACGGTCGAGAAGGACACGGCGGCCCAGAAGTAG
- a CDS encoding methionine ABC transporter ATP-binding protein, whose product MSAPSPLVELKNVSKVYPATVKGAPDVTAIDDVSLRIDAGDVYGIIGYSGAGKSTLVRLVNVLERSTAGQILIDGRDVAGLPERELRPVRLGIGMIFQQFNLLNSRSVARNVEYPLEVAGRDKAARTKRVAEMLDFVGLGDKAGAYPDQLSGGQKQRVGIARALATSPALLLADEATSALDPETTHEVLELLKRVNQEFGVTIIVITHEMDVIQTLATKVAVMDRGRIIERGDVFDVFSNPQQDASARFVSTVVKGVPSAAELVVLRARHTGRIVTLAFRTDAVDQTRVFGELSRDGVGFQVVYGGINEIQGRPFGHLTLALTGDDATIDSALDRVRALTTVTEVR is encoded by the coding sequence ATGTCCGCACCAAGCCCCCTGGTCGAATTGAAGAACGTCAGCAAGGTGTACCCGGCCACCGTCAAGGGCGCACCCGATGTCACGGCCATCGACGACGTCAGCCTCCGCATCGACGCCGGCGACGTCTACGGCATCATCGGCTACTCCGGGGCGGGCAAGAGCACCCTGGTGCGGCTCGTGAACGTGCTCGAACGCTCCACCGCCGGGCAGATCCTCATCGACGGCCGGGACGTGGCCGGCCTGCCCGAGCGGGAGCTTCGCCCGGTGCGGCTCGGGATCGGCATGATCTTCCAGCAGTTCAACCTGCTGAACTCCCGCTCGGTGGCGCGCAACGTGGAGTACCCGCTCGAGGTCGCCGGCCGGGACAAGGCCGCCCGCACCAAGCGGGTCGCAGAGATGCTCGACTTCGTCGGCCTGGGCGACAAAGCGGGCGCCTACCCCGACCAGCTCTCCGGCGGGCAGAAGCAGCGGGTGGGTATCGCCCGCGCCCTGGCGACGTCCCCGGCCCTGCTGTTGGCCGACGAGGCCACCAGCGCGCTCGACCCCGAGACCACCCACGAGGTGCTCGAACTGCTGAAGCGGGTGAACCAGGAGTTCGGCGTGACCATCATCGTCATCACCCACGAGATGGACGTCATCCAGACGCTGGCGACCAAGGTCGCCGTGATGGACCGGGGCCGGATCATCGAACGGGGCGACGTGTTCGACGTGTTCTCCAACCCGCAACAGGACGCATCCGCGCGGTTCGTCTCCACCGTGGTGAAGGGAGTGCCGTCGGCGGCCGAGCTCGTCGTGCTCCGCGCCCGCCACACCGGCCGGATCGTGACCCTCGCGTTCCGCACGGATGCCGTGGACCAGACCCGGGTCTTCGGCGAGCTGTCCCGCGACGGTGTCGGGTTCCAGGTGGTCTACGGCGGTATCAACGAAATCCAGGGGCGCCCATTCGGCCACCTCACCCTCGCGCTGACCGGCGACGACGCGACCATCGATTCAGCGCTCGACCGGGTCCGCGCGCTCACGACCGTCACCGAGGTGCGCTGA
- a CDS encoding protein kinase domain-containing protein, with the protein MTGTDTGLVSGRYRLGPLLGSGGSASVFAAVDTRTGDAMALKILHPELSRSPRLREAFFREAHEAERVRHPNVVAVLDTGVHDDENDPLAWIALELAPGHTLAEHVERTGPLPVADALTLALAVLRGLAAVHGAGLIHRDVSPANIMIAPEADGFLPVAGVRLLDFGLADAAGQTATGRDVLRSEAGATPDPEAGAGAGAIVGVLGSVNYLSPEQAAGRPVDERGDIYQVGGVLYFALTGRPPFPRATTAAVMRAHALTPPPVPSVARPGIPRSVDRIVVRALLKDPEDRFATADQMREAILAADDSGSSRPGDDHTRRFGAAAGEVTPEPGVRAVPDDGRTTVLPRTVPVGAPRAPSMPDRRLRPPRRGRMVGRWLTPVLVLGIVAAGWVAAVGDGAGSTVAVRSTPSASASAPAEPAPTTPPAVVVVDPSIQVPDLTDLSLGQARAALEAAGLRLGAIGTRESVRAADTVLAANPGPGSWLDPGELVAVTVSSGSNTVPATLGLGQADATSSLQNAGFLTAIETRPDATAAPGTVLASMPAHDAIVRLGTTVTLTVAGPVATPTSTPTPVPSPSGTPSGTPTPVPAG; encoded by the coding sequence GTGACGGGCACGGACACGGGCCTCGTCTCGGGGCGGTACCGGCTCGGGCCGTTGCTGGGCAGCGGTGGATCGGCGTCGGTCTTCGCCGCCGTCGACACCCGCACGGGCGACGCCATGGCCCTCAAGATCCTGCACCCCGAGCTGTCCCGCAGCCCTCGGCTGCGCGAGGCGTTCTTCCGGGAGGCGCACGAGGCCGAGCGGGTGCGGCATCCCAATGTCGTGGCGGTCCTGGACACCGGGGTGCACGACGACGAGAACGACCCACTCGCCTGGATCGCGCTCGAGCTGGCCCCCGGCCACACCCTCGCCGAGCACGTCGAGAGAACCGGCCCGCTGCCGGTTGCGGATGCCCTCACTCTCGCGCTGGCGGTGCTGCGGGGATTGGCCGCGGTGCACGGCGCCGGCCTGATCCACCGGGACGTGTCGCCGGCGAACATCATGATCGCCCCCGAGGCCGACGGGTTCCTGCCGGTGGCCGGGGTGCGCTTGCTCGACTTCGGCCTGGCCGATGCCGCCGGTCAGACGGCCACGGGCCGAGATGTGCTGCGCAGCGAGGCGGGGGCGACGCCCGATCCTGAGGCCGGCGCCGGCGCCGGCGCCATCGTCGGTGTGCTCGGCAGCGTGAACTACCTCTCTCCTGAGCAGGCGGCCGGCCGGCCTGTCGACGAGCGCGGCGACATCTACCAGGTGGGTGGTGTGCTCTACTTCGCTCTGACGGGACGCCCGCCGTTCCCCCGAGCGACGACGGCGGCCGTCATGCGCGCCCATGCCCTCACCCCGCCGCCGGTCCCTTCGGTGGCCCGGCCCGGCATCCCGCGATCGGTGGACCGGATCGTCGTACGGGCCTTGCTGAAGGACCCCGAGGACAGGTTCGCCACCGCCGATCAGATGCGGGAGGCCATCCTGGCCGCCGACGACTCCGGCTCCTCCCGCCCGGGCGACGACCACACCCGCCGGTTCGGCGCCGCGGCAGGCGAGGTGACGCCGGAGCCAGGGGTCCGCGCGGTACCGGATGACGGCCGCACCACGGTACTGCCGCGGACCGTCCCCGTCGGCGCACCCCGGGCCCCGTCCATGCCTGATCGCCGTCTCCGCCCGCCACGACGGGGCCGGATGGTCGGCCGGTGGCTGACCCCGGTGCTCGTGCTCGGCATCGTGGCGGCAGGTTGGGTCGCTGCCGTCGGTGACGGGGCGGGGTCAACCGTCGCCGTGCGGAGCACGCCATCCGCGTCGGCGAGCGCCCCCGCGGAGCCTGCCCCGACCACGCCACCCGCCGTCGTCGTCGTCGATCCGTCGATCCAGGTGCCAGACCTCACCGATCTGTCGCTCGGCCAGGCCCGGGCCGCCCTCGAGGCTGCGGGGCTGCGGCTCGGAGCGATCGGCACCCGGGAATCGGTGCGGGCCGCGGACACCGTGCTCGCCGCGAACCCCGGTCCGGGCTCCTGGCTGGACCCGGGCGAGCTCGTCGCCGTGACGGTGTCGTCCGGCTCGAACACGGTGCCGGCCACCCTCGGTCTCGGTCAGGCCGACGCGACATCGTCCCTGCAGAACGCGGGTTTCCTCACAGCGATCGAGACCCGTCCGGATGCCACGGCTGCCCCCGGCACCGTGCTGGCCAGCATGCCCGCGCACGATGCCATCGTCCGGCTGGGGACAACGGTGACACTGACGGTGGCGGGCCCCGTGGCGACGCCGACGAGTACCCCCACCCCGGTCCCGTCGCCCTCCGGCACACCCTCCGGCACACCCACACCCGTTCCCGCGGGCTGA
- a CDS encoding TatD family hydrolase, translating into MANEPAETTHIRAREAGTGRDLVYPPAPEPLIVGVHDNHTHLEISDGLTPLTVAEQLDLASSVGVRGVIQVGTDVATSRWSAETASREPRMLAAVAIHPNEAPELEAAGTLDEGLAVIDELAARPRVVAIGETGLDFFRTAPEGRAAQFRSFEAHIEIAKRHGLALQIHDRDAHDEVVETLLRVGAPARTVFHCFSGGAELARLCADQGWYMSFAGPVSFKNAATLREALDVAPRALLLVETDAPYLTPTPHRGRPNAPYLLPHTLRAMAAHLHTDVSVLAAQITSNTELVYGRWDAEPVVLTDTRRDPSTSPAGGLA; encoded by the coding sequence TTGGCTAACGAGCCCGCCGAAACCACCCACATCCGGGCTCGAGAGGCGGGCACCGGGCGCGACCTGGTCTACCCGCCCGCCCCAGAGCCCCTCATCGTGGGCGTCCACGACAACCACACCCATTTGGAAATCTCGGATGGCCTCACCCCGCTGACGGTCGCCGAGCAGCTCGACCTCGCCTCGAGCGTGGGCGTGCGCGGTGTGATCCAGGTGGGCACCGACGTGGCCACCTCGCGCTGGTCGGCCGAGACGGCCTCCCGTGAGCCGCGGATGCTCGCCGCCGTCGCCATCCACCCCAACGAGGCGCCCGAGCTCGAAGCCGCCGGCACTCTCGACGAGGGCCTGGCCGTGATCGACGAGCTCGCCGCCCGGCCCCGGGTGGTCGCGATCGGCGAGACCGGCCTGGACTTCTTCCGGACCGCCCCGGAGGGCCGGGCCGCGCAGTTCCGCTCCTTCGAGGCCCACATCGAGATCGCCAAGCGGCACGGCCTGGCGCTGCAGATCCATGACCGGGACGCCCACGACGAGGTCGTGGAGACCCTGCTGCGGGTCGGCGCGCCCGCACGCACCGTCTTCCACTGCTTTTCCGGCGGCGCCGAGCTGGCCCGGCTCTGCGCCGACCAGGGCTGGTATATGTCGTTCGCCGGGCCGGTCAGCTTCAAGAACGCCGCCACCCTGCGCGAAGCGCTCGACGTGGCCCCGCGCGCCCTGCTCCTGGTCGAGACCGACGCCCCGTATCTCACCCCCACGCCGCACCGCGGCCGGCCGAACGCCCCGTACCTGCTGCCGCACACCCTGCGCGCCATGGCCGCGCATCTGCACACGGATGTCTCGGTGCTCGCCGCGCAGATCACCTCGAACACCGAACTCGTCTACGGCCGCTGGGATGCGGAACCCGTGGTGTTGACCGACACACGCCGAGACCCCAGCACCAGCCCGGCCGGAGGCCTCGCATGA
- a CDS encoding lytic murein transglycosylase yields the protein MSGVRATGRIRWLEWLPLGLFLVLAAWLLVSALPGGGSGAVAGQAATTAPAPVPAVLLPETAPGTSVGLPEDAPASAPAGLTPDTAVVSADWARAAAAATGIPQRALLGYAGAALRLAGEEPGCGLGWTTLAALGAIESDHGRHGASAIGPDGRTAPGIYGPLLDGTVYDAFPDTDAGVWDGDARWDRAVGPLQFIPATWSDWGADGNGDGVADPQQIDDAALTTARYLCDTGDLSTPAAWRAAVYSYNHVDSYVDLVAATANGFALRMP from the coding sequence GTGAGCGGGGTCAGGGCGACCGGGCGAATCCGCTGGCTGGAGTGGCTGCCGCTGGGCCTGTTCCTGGTCCTGGCCGCCTGGCTCCTTGTGTCGGCCCTCCCCGGCGGGGGATCCGGCGCCGTGGCGGGCCAGGCGGCGACCACCGCCCCGGCCCCGGTGCCCGCGGTCCTCCTGCCGGAGACCGCACCAGGGACCTCCGTCGGCTTGCCGGAGGATGCACCGGCCAGCGCCCCGGCCGGACTCACCCCGGACACGGCAGTGGTCTCGGCAGACTGGGCGCGTGCGGCAGCGGCGGCCACCGGCATCCCCCAGCGGGCGCTGCTGGGCTACGCCGGCGCCGCGCTGCGTCTGGCGGGCGAAGAACCGGGCTGCGGCCTGGGCTGGACCACTCTGGCGGCGCTCGGCGCCATCGAGTCCGACCATGGCCGGCACGGTGCCTCAGCGATCGGGCCCGACGGACGCACTGCGCCGGGCATCTACGGGCCACTCCTGGACGGAACCGTGTACGACGCCTTCCCCGACACGGATGCCGGGGTCTGGGACGGCGACGCGCGGTGGGACAGGGCCGTGGGGCCGTTGCAGTTCATCCCGGCGACCTGGTCGGACTGGGGGGCCGACGGCAACGGTGACGGCGTGGCCGACCCGCAGCAGATCGACGATGCCGCCCTGACAACCGCACGGTACCTCTGCGACACCGGTGACCTCTCGACTCCAGCGGCCTGGCGCGCGGCCGTCTACTCGTACAACCACGTCGACAGCTACGTCGACCTCGTTGCCGCGACGGCGAACGGCTTCGCTCTGCGGATGCCGTGA